A genomic window from Triticum urartu cultivar G1812 chromosome 7, Tu2.1, whole genome shotgun sequence includes:
- the LOC125518964 gene encoding casparian strip membrane protein 2-like: protein MASTNEATVIHMDDTTGKAPVTAAPPPGAAPAPVQQQQQRKSGGGVPFILRSGAEGFRRCMAFVDLLLRVAAFGPTLAAAISTGTSDETLSVFTEYFQFRARFDDFPAFTFFMVANAVAAGYLVLSLPFSIVGIIRPKATGVRLLLLVCDTVMVVLVTAAASAAAAIVYVAHEGSRRANWAPICMQFHGFCQRTSGAVVASFLAVLVFILLVLLSACAIRRHR, encoded by the coding sequence ATGGCCAGCACCAACGAGGCCACCGTCATCCACATGGACGACACCACCGGCAAGGCACCGGTCACGGCCGCGCCACCGCCAGGAGCCGCACCCGCGCcggtgcagcagcagcagcagcgcaagtCCGGCGGCGGCGTGCCGTTCATCCTGCGCAGCGGCGCCGAGGGCTTCCGGCGCTGCATGGCCTTCGTGGACCTGCTGCTCAGGGTGGCGGCCTTCGGGCCCACGCTCGCGGCCGCCATCTCCACGGGCACCTCCGACGAGACGCTCTCCGTCTTCACCGAGTACTTCCAGTTCCGCGCCAGGTTCGACGACTTCCCGGCCTTCACCTTCTTCATGGTCGCCAACGCCGTCGCCGCGGGGTACCTGGTGCTGTCCCTCCCCTTCTCCATCGTGGGCATCATCCGGCCAAAGGCGACCGGCGTCAGGCTGCTGCTGCTCGTCTGCGACACGGTGATGGTGGTGCTGGTGACGGCCGCTGCGTCTGCGGCGGCGGCCATCGTGTACGTGGCGCACGAGGGGAGCCGGCGCGCCAACTGGGCGCCCATCTGCATGCAGTTCCACGGCTTCTGCCAGCGCACCAGCGGCGCCGTCGTCGCCTCCTTCCTCGCCGTCCTCGTCTTcatcctcctcgtcctcctctccGCCTGCGCGATCCGCAGACACCGCTAG
- the LOC125525307 gene encoding serotonin N-acetyltransferase 2, chloroplastic, which yields MQQPQLQPRVRARAFLHAAVKLNPRGNPFLLRRPAASAGGAVAGVQLTVSDSELSSRGFAVRRTAEGLDVAALNEVFARVGFPRRQEERLRRALEHSEVAWLASEATGRPVAFARAAGDGVFNAVVWDVVVEPSCQGLGLGRAVMERLVAELRRKGVGNIVLYAEPRVVGFYRPLGFAMDPDGIRGMAYYRSKQNQKQQ from the coding sequence ATGCAACAACCGCAGCTGCAGCCCCGCGTCCGCGCGCGCGCTTTCCTCCACGCCGCCGTCAAGCTCAACCCGAGGGGGAACCCGTTCCTcctgcgccgccccgccgcgtCCGCCGGCGGCGCCGTCGCGGGCGTCCAGCTGACGGTGTCGGACTCGGAGCTGTCGTCCCGGGGCTTCGCCGTTCGGCGCACCGCGGAGGGCCTGGACGTGGCGGCGCTGAACGAGGTGTTCGCGCGCGTGGGGTTCCCTCGGCGGCAGGAGGAGCGGCTCCGGCGCGCGCTGGAGCACAGCGAGGTGGCGTGGCTGGCGTCGGAGGCGACGGGGCGCCCCGTGGCGTTCGCGCGCGCggccggggacggggtgttcaACGCGGTGGTGTGGGACGTGGTGGTGGAGCCGTCGTGCCAGGGCCTCGGGCTCGGCCGCGCCGTCATGGAGCGCCTCGTGGCGGAGCTCCGGCGCAAGGGCGTCGGCAACATCGTGCTCTACGCCGAGCCCAGGGTGGTCGGGTTCTACCGCCCGCTGGGGTTCGCCATGGACCCCGACGGCATCCGGGGCATGGCGTACTACCGCAGCAAGCAAAACCAGAAGCAACAGTGA